From Bradyrhizobium sp. 4:
CGTAATGCACGTCCGCCGTCAGCCATACGGTGTTGCTGACCGGCGCCATCTTGATGAAGCGCAGGATGTCGGCGATCTCGAACTCGCGGCCGCGCACCGGGCCGTCGCCCTGCGCAACGGCTTCCGATCCACCCTTTGCCGTATCTGACACGACGAGGCTGAGCGGCATGTCGGAGGCGATCACCTTCCAGGTCGCGCGCGAATTCAACAGGCCGCGCTTGAGCCAGGCGATCTGGTCGGGGCCGAGGAAATAGCTGGCCGGGTCGTAAGCGGTTTCGAGGTTGGGGCCGTTCGGGCCGCGATAGCTGCGCTCGTCGAGCACGAACACGTCGAGATGAGGACCATAGGAGATCTGGCGATAGACGCGGCCGGGCTCGACGATGCTCTCGCGCATCGGATACATCTCGTGGAAGGCACGGCCCGCGCGGGCCGCAAGCAGTGCGATGTCGCGCTCCTTGTAGGTCGCCGGCAGCTCCTTCGAAAGCGACCAGTTGTTGGTCACCTCATGGTCGTCCCACTGCACGAAGATCGGCACTTCGGCATTGAAGGCGCGAAGATTGTCGTCAGTGAAATTGTATTTGTGCGCGGCGCGGTACTCGTCCAGCGTCTCGGCGACCTTGGCCTTCTCGGGAATCGTGACGTTCTTCCAGATCTTGCCGTCGGCGAGCTTCACCTCGGACTGGATGGGACCGTCGGCATAGATGGTGTCGCCGGAGTGCAGGAAGAAATCCGGACGGTGCTTGCGCATCGCCGAGAAGGTGAACATGCCGCCGTCATCGGGGTTGATGCCCCAGCCTTGTCCTGCGACATCGCCGCCCCAGACGAAGCTGACGTCGCGGCGGTCGGCGGGCGCGGTGCGGAAGCGGCCGGTCACCGGTTCGCCCACCACCGCGGTGTGCGAAAGGTCGCGGAAGCGGACGCGATAAAAGATGTCCTGTCCGCCCGGCAGGTTTTCGATCAGCATCTTCGCGGTGAAGTCGCTTTCGGGCAGCGCTGCGATCGGCGGCAGCGCGCGAGCATCCCTGAACGACTCCGTCGTCGCCACTTCGACCAGCATCTGCGCGGGACGGTCGGCGCGCGCCCAGACCACGCCACCGTCGACGGTGACGTCGCCCGACTGCACGCCATGGGTCACGGCCGGCCGGTCGGCCGCGCGGGAGAGATGCGGCATTGCGACCGCGCCAAGCGCGCCGGCACTGGTCGTCAGGAAACGGCGACGAGAGAATTTGATGTTCATGGGACGGACTCGATATCGCGTGAGACGATCGCTCAGGCGACCGCCACGGTGAAGTCCGACGCTATATTGAGACAATGTGACGCCGCGATTACGCGCGGAAGCTTTTACGCGCTGCCGGCGGCCCTGAACTGTGCGCCGGCGCGCTGCAGGTTCTGCGGCAGGCTGAATAGCACCGCCTTGCGATCGGCGACGGCCGCGTGGAACTGGTCGAGCGCGATGTTGAAGGCGGTGAGCGCGGCTTCCTCGATCGCGCCGTGATCGAAGCAGCGCAGTGTATTGCGCAGGATGTCGTCGGCCTCGGTCTGCATCTGGTCGAGGTCTTCGGTCGTCTCGCTCTTGCGTGCCGCCGCGATCATGTCGAGCAGACGTTCACGCTGATGGTTGTTGTTGTCGCGCTCGTCCTTCTTCAAATAGCCCGCAAACCAGGCGCCGATCGAGCCCATGGCCGAGAGCGCCATCAGCGTCCACCAGATGTAATCGCTGTATCTGTCGAGGAAGGTCTTTTCCTCGCCGTCGACGAAGGCGGCCGCGCCGGGATGCACCGGGATCACCGCGTCCTTGTCGGTGTCGGGTGTTTCGATCTTCGCCGCCAGCGGGAATTCCGTCACCAGTTGCTGGCGCACGGCAAAAAGCTGGCGCGTGAACGCGGCGATGTTGGTTTCGGATACGCCTTTGCGCGCCACGATGTGGTGTGAAAAGCTGATCGTCTTGACCTCGTCGTCGGGGCGAACGGGTGAGCCGCCATAGGTGCCGGCCGGAATCTCCGAGGCTTCATAAACCGGATGGTTCTGCGCGATCGCATCCGCGGAATCGATCGCGAGGAAGACCGGCGTCCCGCCCTCCTTGGCAGTGGCGGCGATCGCGTCCGACGTGATCTTGCTGTTGACAGGGCCGGCTGCGAGATAGGCATCGGCCTTCTGGGCCTTGATCGCCTCGGCGGCTTCATTGGCGGGGAACTGTATCACCTCGACCTTGGCAGGATCGACGCCGTATTGCTGGAGGATCACCTTGAGCAGATTGACGTTGGCCTGGGTGCGGCCGATCACTCCGACCCGATGGCCGGCGAGCTGCGCGATCTTGGTGATTTTCGCGCCCTTCTTCTTGCCCTTGCCGGGCACGGACCACAGCGCCACGACGTTCTTGCGCAGGGTCGCGACCGCCTGCGCGTTCTTCGGCACGTCGACGTCGCCGCGCACGATGGCGAGATCAACCTTGCCCTCCGCGAGCGCCTCGGCGCTGGCTGTGGCGCCGTCGGTCTGGATCGGCCGTAGCCGCACAAGACTTTTGTTCTGAGTGAAAGCCTGCGTCAGCGCCTGCACGACCTTGAGGTCATCGCTGTTGGCGGGACCGACCGCGATCTTCAGCGTCACCGGCCGCATCGCGAAATAATAGCCGCCGGCAAGCGTGCCCACGATCGCAAGCACGAGTGCCAGAGACACGAGCGCCGTCTTCCGCGCCGCTGATCGCGGCGAAGGCGGGGTGGGCGCTTCGGCCAGGTCCAATCCCCCGGTCATCGATCTCCCGAACAGTCGCTTGAGGCTCAGTTTCATCTCGGCCGGCGATTTACACCCTCAAGTGTAGCAAATTTCTTGTCCGGCGGGGTTACATCTCCGTCATGGTTAGCGGATGGACGAAATCCCGTATGAACCCGGGGCGTCAGCACGGTGTTAGGGTAAAGTTCCCCTAAAAGGACGGAGGCGACGATGGCAGAACGGCTCTCGGCGGAGGCGCGCAGGCAGGCGCTGGGCGGACTACCGGGCTGGACCGTGGTTCAAGGACGCGACGCAATCGGGAAGACCTTTGTCTTCAAGGATTTCAACGAGGCGTTCGGCTTTATGGCTCGCGTCGCGCTGGTCGCCGAAAAGATGGACCATCACCCCGAATGGCGCAACGTCTACAAGACGGTGGAGGTGGTGCTGGCGACCCATGATGCCGGCGGCGTCACCGCGCTCGACATCGAGCTTGCCACGGCGATGAACGCCATCGCCAAGCTGACACCAGGCTGACGTCTTGCGAGGCGCTGCCGCCTCCCCATCTTGTGTTCAGCACGGGATGCGGCGATCTGCCACCCTTGGCTGAACGGGGAGTTTGTCGACCATGGCTGCCGAACACAGCGTTGGTTTCGAGCCGGCCGACCGGCTCGCGGAAGATCGTGAGAGCGTGCGCCGCCGCTTCTGGCGCAAGCTGAAGCGTGTCGCCGCGCAACTGCCGTTCGCGGAGGATCTGCTCGCCGCCTATTACTGCGCCTTCGACCGGCAGACGCCGCGCCATATCCAGGCGTCGCTGCTCGGGGCGATCGCCTATTTCATCCTGCCGTTTGATTTCGTTCCCGACGTGATGCCGATCCTCGGCTTCACCGATGACGCCGCCGTGCTCGCCACTGCGATCCGCATGGTTGCCAGCCACATCACGAACGAGCATCGCGAAGCCGCCCGCGCCGCGCTGAAGCGCGGGGTGGATGAGGTGGACGCGGAAGCCGCGCAGTAGCTGTTGCCGCATCCTCCACTGTCATTCCCCGCGAAGGCGGGGAATCCAGTACGCCGCGGCTTATCGATTCAACAACACTCGTGACGGAGTACTGGGTCGCCCGGTCAAGCCGGGCGACGAAAGCTGAGTGTGTGGTGACGATGTCGCGACACCCTACGCGCCGACACCCTCACGGACGCAAAATCACCTTGCCCATGGCCTGACGTCCCGCGAGCACCTTGAGCGCATCCGCCGTCTGCGCCAGCGGGAAGACGCGGTCGACATGCGAGGAGATCTTTCCTTCCGCTGTCCACTTCACGAGCTTCTCGAGATTGGCGCGGTTCTTTTCCGGGTTGAGCCGGGTCCAGGCGCCCCAGAACACGCCGCGGATATCGCAGCCCTTCAGCAGCGCGAGGTTCAGCGGCATCTTTGGGATGTCGCCGGCGGCAAATCCGATCACGAGGAAGCGGCCTTCCCAGGCAATCGAGCGTAGCGCCTGCTCGGCATACGTACCACCAACCGGATCGAAGATGATGTCGACGCCCTTGCCGCCGGTAAGCTTTCGCAAGCCTTCCTTTAAATCTTCCTTGCCGTAATTGAGCGTGAGCTCTGCGCCGTGCGCCTTGGCGAATTCGAGCTTCTCGTCCGACGAGGCGCAGGCGATCACCTTCAGGCCCATCAGCTTGCCGAGCTCGCACGCGGCAAGTCCGGTGCCGCCGGCGGCGCCGAGCACCGCGAGCGTCTCGCCCGGCTTCGGGCTCGCGCGATCTTCCAGCGCGTGCAGCGCGGTGCCGTAGATGATGATGATGCCAGCCGCGCGGTCATAATCGAGATTGTCCGGGATCTTCACGATCGATGCTGCCGGCAGCGCGATCTTTTCGCGCGCCCCGTTGTGGCCGCAGGAGGCAACGACGCGATCGCCGACCTTCAGATCGGTCACGCCGGGGCCGATGCTCTCGATCACGCCAGCCACTTCGGCGGCCGGCGAGAACGGGAACGGCGGCTTGATCTGGTACTTGCCCTGGATCATCAGGATGTCGAAGAAGTTCAGCGCCGCAGCCTTGATCGCGATCACGGCTTCGCCGGGACCGGCCACCGGATCCGGCACGTCGGCCAGAACGAGATCGTCGGGCTGGCAATATTGCGAGCAGAGGATGGCTTTCATGGCGGCACCTTCTTGAGAGCACTTGGCGTTTCGAGGCAGAATTATAGTTGGGCTGGTTCTGCCGGATTTAGGGACGGGCGACAATCCGGTTTCTTTGTCTATTAGACCGCACCGGCCTATCCTCTCGTCATTGCGAGCGCAGCGAAGCAATCCAGAATCCGTGCCGCGGAAATAGCCTGGATTGCTTCGCTTCGCTCGCAATGACGGAAGAAGAAAAAGGAGGATTCAAACCATGTTTGAAACAGGCCTGCTCAAGGACAAGCGCATCCTCGTCACGGGTGGCGGTTCGGGCCTTGGCGCCGCGATAGGACGCCGCTTCCTCGCGCTCGGCGCCGAGCTCGTGATCTGCGGCCGCAAGGTCGATCGGCTCGAGGCGGCGGCGAGCGAGATGCGCGAAGAGACCGGCGGGAAGGTCACGACGATCGCCTGTGATATCCGCGACGGCACCGCCGTCGAGAGCATGATGGAGGCCATCTGGCGCGAGGCGCCGCTCGATATCCTCGTCAACAACGCGGCTGCGACTTTCATTGCGCAGAGCGAGCATCTCTCATTCCGCGCCGCGGATGCGATCCTCGCCCCGACGCTGCATGGTGCGATGTATTGCACGCTTGCCGTCGGCAAGCGCTGGATCGACGCCAAGCATGGCGGCGTCGTGCTCTCTATCCTCTCGACCTCGACCATCACCGGCCGCGCCTTCACCGTCCCGTCGGCGATGGCGAAGTCGGCCGTGCTGGCGATGACCAAAAGTCTCGCCGTGGAATGGGGCCCGAAGGGCATCCGCACCGTCGCGATCGCGCCGGGACCATTCCCGACCGCCGGCGCCTCGGGCCAGCTCCGCCCCGAAGGTCGCGACGAAGGATGGGCCGCGCGCAACCCGATGGGACGCGCCGGCGAGCACGGCGAGCTTGCCGACCTCGCCAGCTTCCTGGTCTCCGACCGTGCCGGCTACATCAACGGCGAGATGGTGGTGATTGACGGTGGCGCGCATTTGCGCAGCTCCGGCGCGGAGGATTTGTTGCGCTGGACCGATGCGCAATGGGCGGAGCAGCGCGCCGCGCGATCCAGGGCCTAGGCGCCGCGAGCTTCGCTAACTGCCTTCCCAAATTGGACTTTCCCGGCTATCCCTGCCTCGGGGACAATGCGCGACCGGGCCATCTTCCAGTCACAATATTGAGGGAACCACTCCAGCATGTGGCGGGTGCTGATTTTAGCTTTGATGACGGGCGTGGCGGCCTGTGGGATCACCGATTCCGCGCGGGCGCAGACGGCGCAACCTGCGCCCAAGGCTGCACCGAAAGAGCCCGCGCCGAAACAGGCCGCGCCGGTGGCCAATACCACTGGAAAGACGGTTGCCAAGCCCGAGAGCAAACCGGCGGCCCCCCACGCGGCGGTTGCGGGCGGCGCCGAGCCAACCCTTATCGGTCAGTTCGGCACCTGGGGCGCCTATTCGGCTGCGCCCAACGGCAAAAAGGTCTGCTTCGCGCTGGCCAAGCCGTCGTCGTCGAAGACCAACCCGCCGAACCGGCCGCGCGATCCTGCCTATGCCTTCGTCTCCACCCGCCCGGCGGAGAAGGTCAACAACGAAGTCTCGGTCATGATCGGCTACGCGCTGAAGCCGGGCTCTGAATCCTCGGTCGAGGTCGGCGGCGCCGCGTTCGCCATGTACTCGCAGGGCGACGGGCTCTGGATCAAGAACGCGGCCGAGGAAGAGCGGATGGTCGAGGCCATGCGCAAATCCGCCGATCTCGTGGTCAAGGGCATCTCGTCCAAGGGGACCGAGACGACCGACACCTTCTCGCTGAAGGGCCTCGCCCAGGCGCTTGACCGGATATCCCAGGATTGCAGGCGTTAAGCCTGCGGTCGATAAGGTCGCAATCGGCGGTTCCGGTTGCTATATAGGGCGCGTTCCAGGTTTTCTCTCGTCATTCCGGGCCGATGCGCAACATCGAACCCGGAATCTCGCGGTTCCGGGTCCGGTCCTTCGGACCATCCCGGAAAGACGAACACAAATTCCAGGTCTATTCAATGCAACCGATGACCGAGCCGCACAACGCAACGCTGGTGGAGAAGACTCCGCTCGAAACCTATGTGCCGCCGGCGAGGCCCTCGCTGATCGGCCTGTCGCGCACCGAGCTTGCCGATCGTCTCGGCGAGATCGGCGTTGCACCGGCGCAACGCAAGATGCGTGTGCAGCAGCTGTGGCACTGGATGTATTTCCGTGGCGCCCAGAATTTCGAAGAGATGACGTCGGTCTCGAAGGGCATTCGCGCCGAGCTCGCGCAACATTTCACCGTCGACCGGCCCGAAGTCGTGGCCGAGCAGATCTCCAACGACGGCACCCGCAAATGGCTGCTGCGGCTGCCGAGCGGCGACAATGTCGAGCGGGCGCATGAAGTCGAGTGCGTCTACATCCCGGAAACCGATCGCGGCACGCTGTGTGTCTCCTCGCAGGTCGGCTGCACCTTGAACTGCTCCTTCTGCCACACCGGCACGCAGCGCCTGGTGCGCAACCTCACTGCCGGCGAGATCGTGGGACAGGTGATGGTCGCGCGGGATCGTCTGAACGACTGGGCCGATCGCGAAGACGGTACGCGTCGCGTCACCAACATCGTGATGATGGGCATGGGCGAGCCGCTCTACAATTTCGACGCGGTGCGCGACGCGCTGCTGATCGTCGGCGACAACGAAGGCATCGGCATCTCCCGCCGCCGCATCACGCTGTCGACCTCGGGTGTGGTGCCGAACATCGTGCGCGCGGGCGAGGAGATTGGCGTGATGCTCGCGATCTCGCTGCATGCGGTGCGCGACGAGCTGCGTAACGAGCTGGTGCCGCTCAACCGCAAATATCCGATCAAGGAATTGCTGCAGGCCTGCCGCGATTATCCCGGCGCCTCGAACGCGCGCCGCATCACCTTCGAATACGTGATGCTCAAGGGCGTCAACGATTCGCTCGACGATGCCAAGCTGCTGGTAAAGATGCTCAAGGGCATTCACGCCAAGATCAATCTGATCCCGTTCAACCCCTGGCCCGGCACCGCCTATGAATGCTCGGACTGGGACCAGATCGAAAAATTCTCCGAATACGTCTTCAACGCCGGCTATTCCTCGCCGGTGCGCACCCCGCGCGGCCGCGACATTCTGGCCGCCTGCGGCCAGCTCAAGTCGGAGACGGAAAAGCTTTCCGCCAGGGAACGCCAGACGCTGCGAGCCATGGCGATGACGGACTAGCTTGGTAGGTGCACTGTGTTGCTTCCCCGTCATTGCGAGGAGCGCAGCGACGAAGCAATCCAGACTGCCTCCGCGGACGCATCTCTGGATTGCTTCGCTTCGCTCGCAATGA
This genomic window contains:
- a CDS encoding YkvA family protein; amino-acid sequence: MAAEHSVGFEPADRLAEDRESVRRRFWRKLKRVAAQLPFAEDLLAAYYCAFDRQTPRHIQASLLGAIAYFILPFDFVPDVMPILGFTDDAAVLATAIRMVASHITNEHREAARAALKRGVDEVDAEAAQ
- a CDS encoding invasion associated locus B family protein, with the protein product MWRVLILALMTGVAACGITDSARAQTAQPAPKAAPKEPAPKQAAPVANTTGKTVAKPESKPAAPHAAVAGGAEPTLIGQFGTWGAYSAAPNGKKVCFALAKPSSSKTNPPNRPRDPAYAFVSTRPAEKVNNEVSVMIGYALKPGSESSVEVGGAAFAMYSQGDGLWIKNAAEEERMVEAMRKSADLVVKGISSKGTETTDTFSLKGLAQALDRISQDCRR
- a CDS encoding TAXI family TRAP transporter solute-binding subunit, which produces MKLSLKRLFGRSMTGGLDLAEAPTPPSPRSAARKTALVSLALVLAIVGTLAGGYYFAMRPVTLKIAVGPANSDDLKVVQALTQAFTQNKSLVRLRPIQTDGATASAEALAEGKVDLAIVRGDVDVPKNAQAVATLRKNVVALWSVPGKGKKKGAKITKIAQLAGHRVGVIGRTQANVNLLKVILQQYGVDPAKVEVIQFPANEAAEAIKAQKADAYLAAGPVNSKITSDAIAATAKEGGTPVFLAIDSADAIAQNHPVYEASEIPAGTYGGSPVRPDDEVKTISFSHHIVARKGVSETNIAAFTRQLFAVRQQLVTEFPLAAKIETPDTDKDAVIPVHPGAAAFVDGEEKTFLDRYSDYIWWTLMALSAMGSIGAWFAGYLKKDERDNNNHQRERLLDMIAAARKSETTEDLDQMQTEADDILRNTLRCFDHGAIEEAALTAFNIALDQFHAAVADRKAVLFSLPQNLQRAGAQFRAAGSA
- a CDS encoding SDR family oxidoreductase, which codes for MFETGLLKDKRILVTGGGSGLGAAIGRRFLALGAELVICGRKVDRLEAAASEMREETGGKVTTIACDIRDGTAVESMMEAIWREAPLDILVNNAAATFIAQSEHLSFRAADAILAPTLHGAMYCTLAVGKRWIDAKHGGVVLSILSTSTITGRAFTVPSAMAKSAVLAMTKSLAVEWGPKGIRTVAIAPGPFPTAGASGQLRPEGRDEGWAARNPMGRAGEHGELADLASFLVSDRAGYINGEMVVIDGGAHLRSSGAEDLLRWTDAQWAEQRAARSRA
- a CDS encoding NADPH:quinone oxidoreductase family protein, translating into MKAILCSQYCQPDDLVLADVPDPVAGPGEAVIAIKAAALNFFDILMIQGKYQIKPPFPFSPAAEVAGVIESIGPGVTDLKVGDRVVASCGHNGAREKIALPAASIVKIPDNLDYDRAAGIIIIYGTALHALEDRASPKPGETLAVLGAAGGTGLAACELGKLMGLKVIACASSDEKLEFAKAHGAELTLNYGKEDLKEGLRKLTGGKGVDIIFDPVGGTYAEQALRSIAWEGRFLVIGFAAGDIPKMPLNLALLKGCDIRGVFWGAWTRLNPEKNRANLEKLVKWTAEGKISSHVDRVFPLAQTADALKVLAGRQAMGKVILRP
- the rlmN gene encoding 23S rRNA (adenine(2503)-C(2))-methyltransferase RlmN; protein product: MQPMTEPHNATLVEKTPLETYVPPARPSLIGLSRTELADRLGEIGVAPAQRKMRVQQLWHWMYFRGAQNFEEMTSVSKGIRAELAQHFTVDRPEVVAEQISNDGTRKWLLRLPSGDNVERAHEVECVYIPETDRGTLCVSSQVGCTLNCSFCHTGTQRLVRNLTAGEIVGQVMVARDRLNDWADREDGTRRVTNIVMMGMGEPLYNFDAVRDALLIVGDNEGIGISRRRITLSTSGVVPNIVRAGEEIGVMLAISLHAVRDELRNELVPLNRKYPIKELLQACRDYPGASNARRITFEYVMLKGVNDSLDDAKLLVKMLKGIHAKINLIPFNPWPGTAYECSDWDQIEKFSEYVFNAGYSSPVRTPRGRDILAACGQLKSETEKLSARERQTLRAMAMTD
- a CDS encoding alkaline phosphatase D family protein; this encodes MNIKFSRRRFLTTSAGALGAVAMPHLSRAADRPAVTHGVQSGDVTVDGGVVWARADRPAQMLVEVATTESFRDARALPPIAALPESDFTAKMLIENLPGGQDIFYRVRFRDLSHTAVVGEPVTGRFRTAPADRRDVSFVWGGDVAGQGWGINPDDGGMFTFSAMRKHRPDFFLHSGDTIYADGPIQSEVKLADGKIWKNVTIPEKAKVAETLDEYRAAHKYNFTDDNLRAFNAEVPIFVQWDDHEVTNNWSLSKELPATYKERDIALLAARAGRAFHEMYPMRESIVEPGRVYRQISYGPHLDVFVLDERSYRGPNGPNLETAYDPASYFLGPDQIAWLKRGLLNSRATWKVIASDMPLSLVVSDTAKGGSEAVAQGDGPVRGREFEIADILRFIKMAPVSNTVWLTADVHYAAAHYYDPNKAQFQDFEPFWEFVSGPLHAGTFGPNALDNTFGPEVRFIKAPGKDNQNLPPSAGMQFFGHVKIDGASGQMTVTLRDRADVALWSTALDPKPA
- a CDS encoding 4a-hydroxytetrahydrobiopterin dehydratase; its protein translation is MAERLSAEARRQALGGLPGWTVVQGRDAIGKTFVFKDFNEAFGFMARVALVAEKMDHHPEWRNVYKTVEVVLATHDAGGVTALDIELATAMNAIAKLTPG